A region from the Pelobates fuscus isolate aPelFus1 chromosome 3, aPelFus1.pri, whole genome shotgun sequence genome encodes:
- the LOC134601861 gene encoding cholesterol 25-hydroxylase-like protein 1, member 1, protein MCASNSQQRLFLQPFWDYILDKFYDRVGSPFFPVLLAFSGYVLFSFPFAVADLLGKRCHFFYQYKIQKKKHPTIMMMCMCIWKAVSNHLVYVFPVVTVIWLCMPPPPLPDTAPSVCTLLGEVFGCLLLFDFQYFVWHILHHKNHWLYKKVHAIHHKYIAPFSWSSQNLGGYELMTVGFWSSTNPIMLGCHPLTAWVCNLISIWMSVNDHIGYDLPWSLSHMLPFGLYGGALAHDLHHQKPETNFAPFFGHWDLIFGTSSYEDNRT, encoded by the coding sequence ATGTGTGCATCCAACAGCCAACAACGTCTATTTCTCCAGCCATTTTGGGATTATATTCTTGATAAATTTTATGACCGAGTGGGCTCCCCATTTTTCCCAGTCTTGCTGGCCTTTTCTGGCTATGTTTTGTTCAGTTTCCCCTTCGCTGTTGCCGATCTGTTGGGAAAACGATGCCACTTCTTTTACCAATACAAAATCCAGAAGAAGAAACACCCAACCATAATgatgatgtgtatgtgtatctggaaAGCTGTTTCCAACCACCTCGTCTATGTTTTCCCAGTGGTTACGGTGATTTGGTTATGCATGCCTCCACCACCTTTGCCAGACACTGCTCCCTCTGTGTGTACTCTTCTTGGGGAAGTTTTTGGTTGTCTTCTCTTGTTTGACTTTCAGTATTTTGTATGGCATATACTACACCATAAAAACCACTGGCTCTACAAGAAGGTCCATGCTATTCACCACAAATATATTGCCCCGTTCTCCTGGTCAAGTCAAAACCTTGGAGGCTATGAGTTGATGACCGTTGGCTTCTGGAGTAGCACCAATCCCATTATGTTAGGGTGCCATCCACTTACAGCTTGGGTATGCAACCTGATTAGCATCTGGATGTCTGTGAATGACCATATTGGCTACGACTTGCCCTGGTCTCTTAGCCACATGTTACCTTTTGGGTTATATGGTGGAGCCCTGGCACATGACTTACATCACCAGAAACCAGAAACAaactttgctcctttttttggCCACTGGGACTTGATTTTTGGAACATCTAGTTATGAGGATAATAGAACATAG
- the LOC134601429 gene encoding cholesterol 25-hydroxylase-like protein 1, member 2 yields MEGISCLSHILDNSLSSQPVIQPLWDYLRLYYSDTLRSPLFPVILTVSSYVIFCIPYLVFNLMGRRWPYIHKYKIQQERNPTGAMILHCLGVTLYNHLFFIFPAAVAQWYWRPPSPLPEESPTILDIVFGVVGSLLLFDFQYFIWHMIHHKNQWLYKTFHAIHHEYMAPFSLATQCLGGWELVTVGFWTTINPIIFRCHLLTCWIFMVFHVYVSVEDHCGYDFPWSTPNLIPFGIYGGPIKHDMHHQKPMSNYAPHFTHWDKIFGTHAEFSSVKGILELATPNKTCCASREEDSLYDESVSPTERVAEERS; encoded by the coding sequence ATGGAGGGGATCTCGTGCCTGTCTCATATTTTGGATAATTCTCTTTCCAGCCAACCGGTGATACAGCCATTGTGGGATTACCTACGGCTTTATTACTCTGATACTTTGAGGTCTCCACTCTTTCCTGTGATCCTCACCGTATCATCTTATGTTATTTTCTGCATCCCTTATCTGGTCTTCAACCTCATGGGCAGGAGGTGGCCTTATATCCACAAATACAAGATCCAACAGGAAAGGAACCCTACAGGAGCTATGATCCTCCACTGTCTTGGGGTTACGCTGTACAATCACCTGTTCTTCATATTCCCTGCTGCAGTTGCCCAGTGGTACTGGAGACCTCCATCTCCTCTCCCAGAAGAGTCTCCTACCATCCTGGATATAGTATTTGGGGTGGTGGGAAGCCTTCTCCTGTTCGATTTCCAGTATTTTATCTGGCACATGATCCACCACAAAAACCAATGGCTTTATAAGACTTTTCATGCCATTCATCATGAATACATGGCTCCTTTTTCTCTGGCCACACAGTGTCTTGGTGGTTGGGAACTTGTGACTGTTGGGTTTTGGACCACAATCAATCCCATCATATTCAGGTGTCATCTTCTCACGTGCTGGATATTTATGGTATTCCATGTGTACGTCTCAGTAGAAGACCACTGTGGATATGATTTCCCCTGGTCCACACCCAACCTGATACCATTTGGAATCTATGGCGGGCCAATAAAACATGATATGCATCATCAAAAGCCCATGAGCAACTATGCCCCTCACTTCACTCACTGGGACAAAATCTTTGGCACCCATGCTGAGTTTAGCTCGGTGAAAGGCATCTTGGAGCTTGCAACCCCTAATAAAACCTGCTGTGCCAGCAGGGAAGAGGACAGCTTGTATGACGAAAGCGTTTCTCCTACCGAAAGGGTGGCCGAAGAAAGAAGTTGA